One segment of Haloplanus natans DSM 17983 DNA contains the following:
- a CDS encoding Zn-ribbon domain-containing OB-fold protein, with protein MTDAGYDEWLDAVGDGEGYYLECPNGHGSLPPRRVCPHCGSTELDHTDLSATGTIETFTICYVGGPDFTDEEPYATAIADFGNVRLTGVVRGSDPENVTVGMPVEAGVGTNRTTDEDLLILRVR; from the coding sequence ATGACCGACGCCGGCTACGACGAGTGGCTTGACGCCGTCGGCGACGGCGAGGGGTACTACCTCGAATGTCCGAACGGACACGGCTCGCTCCCGCCGCGACGGGTGTGTCCTCACTGTGGGTCGACGGAACTGGACCACACCGACCTGTCGGCGACGGGGACGATAGAGACGTTCACCATCTGTTACGTCGGCGGCCCGGATTTCACCGACGAGGAACCCTACGCCACCGCTATCGCGGACTTCGGCAACGTGCGCCTGACCGGCGTCGTCCGGGGGTCGGACCCCGAGAACGTGACAGTCGGGATGCCAGTCGAAGCCGGAGTCGGCACCAACCGAACGACGGACGAGGATCTGCTCATTCTGCGGGTGCGATAG
- a CDS encoding universal stress protein has translation MYDRILVPTDGSDPAVAATEHALAVAERFDATVHALYVVDTDGIAHEAPELGLDVLRGALREEGEAATGTVETRAKAKGVDVTAAVVEGIAEDAIVDYADEHGIDLIVMGTHGRHGVDRYLVGSVTERVVRRTDVPTLVVRGEWD, from the coding sequence ATGTACGATCGGATTCTGGTGCCGACGGATGGCAGCGACCCGGCGGTGGCGGCGACCGAACACGCGCTGGCCGTCGCCGAGCGTTTCGACGCGACGGTCCACGCGCTGTACGTCGTCGACACGGACGGTATCGCTCACGAAGCACCGGAACTCGGCCTCGACGTGCTTCGCGGCGCGCTCCGTGAGGAAGGCGAGGCGGCGACGGGGACCGTCGAGACGCGGGCAAAAGCGAAAGGCGTCGACGTGACGGCGGCCGTCGTCGAGGGCATCGCGGAGGACGCCATCGTCGACTACGCCGACGAGCACGGAATCGACCTGATCGTGATGGGGACCCACGGCCGACACGGGGTGGATCGGTATCTGGTCGGGAGCGTCACGGAGCGGGTGGTCCGGCGGACCGACGTGCCGACGCTGGTGGTTCGGGGGGAGTGGGACTAG
- the meaB gene encoding methylmalonyl Co-A mutase-associated GTPase MeaB, with protein MSEAGVGDLVAGVLDGEHRALARTITIIENREPGYRDLVAALHGHTGDAEVIGVTGSPGAGKSTLVDKLAKAYRDRGLTVGVIAVDPSSPYSGGAVLGDRIRMASNVGDMAVFFRSMSARGQLGGLSTATGDAITALDAFGKDRIVVETVGAGQNEVDVVRTADTVVVLVQPGSGDDVQMLKAGILEIGDVFVVNKADMDGAATTVTDLREMLHLRDGSTTGAAGHHGLGSMADGDDADDADDWDPTVLETVATEGEGVDDLIDTLDDHYAHLRETGELDRRERTRYAEKIRQLLRSDAATLLEDEIERHGGMDALVDAVQAREMDPYTVADRILAPVADCVDRERD; from the coding sequence ATGAGCGAGGCGGGGGTTGGCGATCTGGTGGCGGGCGTCCTCGACGGCGAACACCGCGCCCTCGCGCGGACGATCACGATCATCGAGAACCGCGAACCGGGCTACCGCGATCTGGTCGCCGCGTTGCACGGCCACACCGGCGACGCGGAGGTGATCGGCGTCACCGGCAGCCCCGGCGCCGGCAAGTCTACGCTGGTCGACAAACTCGCCAAGGCCTACCGCGACCGCGGCCTCACCGTCGGCGTCATCGCCGTCGACCCGTCCTCGCCGTACTCCGGCGGCGCGGTCCTCGGCGACCGCATCCGGATGGCCTCGAACGTCGGCGACATGGCGGTGTTTTTCCGATCGATGAGCGCCCGCGGGCAGTTAGGGGGACTGTCGACCGCCACCGGCGACGCCATCACCGCCCTCGACGCCTTCGGAAAGGATCGGATCGTCGTCGAGACGGTCGGCGCCGGACAGAACGAGGTGGACGTGGTGCGAACCGCCGACACCGTCGTCGTCCTCGTCCAACCCGGCAGCGGCGACGACGTGCAGATGCTCAAAGCCGGGATTTTGGAGATCGGTGACGTGTTCGTCGTCAACAAGGCCGACATGGACGGCGCCGCGACCACCGTCACCGACCTCCGCGAGATGCTTCACCTGCGCGACGGGTCGACGACCGGCGCCGCCGGCCACCACGGACTCGGGTCGATGGCCGACGGCGACGACGCGGACGACGCGGACGACTGGGACCCGACGGTGCTCGAAACCGTCGCCACCGAAGGCGAGGGCGTCGACGACCTGATCGACACCCTCGACGACCACTACGCCCACCTCCGCGAGACGGGAGAGCTCGACCGCCGCGAGCGGACGCGCTACGCCGAGAAGATTCGCCAGTTGCTCCGGAGCGACGCCGCGACGCTGCTCGAAGACGAAATCGAGCGCCACGGCGGGATGGACGCCCTCGTCGACGCGGTGCAGGCGCGGGAGATGGACCCGTACACCGTCGCCGACCGGATTCTGGCCCCGGTCGCGGACTGCGTGGATCGGGAGCGAGACTGA
- a CDS encoding cobalamin B12-binding domain-containing protein: MSTGQEQRTIRCLVAKVGLDGHDRGAHVIARAFRDAGFEVIYSGLHRAPEEIVQAAVQEDVDVLGISILSGAHNTLIPKVIEGLKEYGAFADTLVIVGGIVPEEDRADLKTAGVAEIFGPGTPMQETIDFVRENVSR, encoded by the coding sequence ATGAGTACGGGGCAGGAACAGCGAACGATCCGGTGTCTCGTCGCCAAGGTTGGCCTCGACGGCCACGACCGCGGCGCACACGTCATCGCGCGGGCCTTCCGCGACGCCGGGTTCGAGGTGATCTACTCCGGTCTGCACCGCGCCCCCGAGGAGATCGTGCAGGCCGCGGTTCAGGAGGACGTGGACGTCCTCGGCATCTCGATCCTCTCGGGCGCACACAACACCCTCATCCCGAAGGTGATCGAGGGGCTGAAGGAGTACGGTGCGTTCGCGGACACCCTCGTCATCGTCGGCGGTATCGTCCCCGAGGAGGATCGCGCGGACCTGAAGACGGCGGGTGTGGCCGAAATCTTCGGCCCCGGCACCCCGATGCAGGAGACGATCGACTTCGTCCGCGAGAACGTCTCACGATGA
- a CDS encoding S9 family peptidase, producing MFDIERYLNVRSAHGASVGPDGDRLAFLMDTTGVPQVWTLDSSGTWPEQRTFFDDRVTFASWSPERPELVVGRDRGGDEKETFYRLDVTDGSITDLTEHPDAKHWFGGWRPDGEQFAFASNRRDESVFDVYVQDRDVTGADAERVHEGDGWFSVAGWNPDGDRLLLTESHSSFDQDVYVLDVATGSRRHLTPHEGTVRHLSANWGPDGEGVYLVTDGESDTLGLSYIDLATDEISAVEAADSGETPLADDAWNVDGVAVDQESRRLVYSRNVDGYTELAVGELVAPGRLDHFPAPDLPPCVAGGVGFGPDGDRFALTVTRSDDTANVYVVDATSGEAERWTRASTAGIPRDSFVAPELVRYPTFDGRKTPAFFSLPATDTGHGETPVVVDVHGGPESQRRPSFGRVKQHFLSRGYAVFEPNVRGSTGYGKAYTHLDDVESRMDAVADLKAGVDWLHDHPAVDPDCIAVMGASYGGFMTLAAMTAYPDIWAAGVDIVGIANFVTFLENTGDWRRELREAEYGSLAEDREMLESISPINHVEDITAPLFVLHGENDPRVPVSEAHRIVEGAREAGVPVRELIFEDEGHGFTKLENRIEAYTAVVEFLDTHLGSATQTG from the coding sequence ATGTTCGATATCGAGCGCTATCTCAACGTGCGGAGCGCACACGGGGCCTCCGTCGGCCCCGACGGCGACCGACTCGCCTTCCTCATGGACACCACGGGTGTCCCGCAGGTGTGGACGCTCGACTCCTCCGGTACGTGGCCCGAACAGCGCACCTTCTTCGACGACCGCGTCACCTTCGCCTCGTGGTCGCCCGAGCGCCCCGAACTGGTCGTCGGCCGTGACCGCGGGGGCGACGAGAAGGAGACGTTCTACCGCCTCGACGTTACCGACGGCTCCATCACCGATCTGACCGAACATCCCGACGCCAAACACTGGTTCGGGGGCTGGCGTCCCGACGGCGAGCAGTTCGCCTTCGCCTCCAACCGCCGCGACGAGTCCGTCTTCGACGTGTACGTCCAGGACCGCGACGTTACCGGCGCCGACGCCGAACGCGTCCACGAGGGCGACGGCTGGTTCTCCGTCGCCGGCTGGAACCCCGACGGCGACCGACTCCTCCTCACCGAATCACACTCCAGTTTCGATCAGGACGTGTACGTCCTCGACGTGGCGACGGGGAGCCGCCGTCACCTCACGCCCCACGAGGGAACCGTCCGTCATCTCAGCGCCAACTGGGGCCCCGACGGCGAGGGCGTCTATCTCGTTACGGACGGCGAGTCGGACACGCTCGGACTCTCCTACATCGACCTCGCGACCGACGAGATATCGGCCGTCGAGGCGGCCGATTCGGGCGAGACGCCCCTCGCCGACGACGCGTGGAACGTCGACGGCGTCGCGGTCGATCAGGAGTCCCGACGACTGGTCTACTCCCGCAACGTCGACGGCTACACCGAACTCGCCGTCGGCGAACTCGTCGCGCCCGGCCGCCTCGACCACTTCCCGGCGCCGGACCTCCCACCCTGCGTCGCCGGCGGCGTGGGCTTCGGCCCGGACGGCGACCGCTTCGCGCTCACCGTCACCCGGAGCGACGACACCGCCAACGTCTACGTCGTCGACGCCACGAGCGGCGAGGCGGAACGCTGGACCCGCGCCTCCACCGCCGGCATCCCGCGGGACTCCTTCGTCGCCCCCGAACTCGTCCGCTACCCCACCTTCGACGGCCGGAAGACTCCGGCCTTCTTCTCCCTGCCCGCGACGGACACGGGGCACGGCGAGACACCCGTCGTCGTCGATGTCCACGGCGGCCCCGAATCCCAACGGCGCCCCTCCTTCGGCCGCGTGAAACAGCACTTCCTCTCGCGGGGTTACGCCGTCTTCGAACCGAACGTCCGCGGATCGACGGGCTACGGGAAGGCATACACCCACCTCGACGACGTGGAAAGTCGGATGGACGCGGTGGCCGATCTGAAAGCCGGCGTCGATTGGCTCCACGACCACCCCGCCGTCGACCCCGACTGCATCGCCGTCATGGGCGCCTCCTACGGCGGGTTCATGACGTTGGCCGCCATGACCGCCTACCCCGACATCTGGGCGGCCGGCGTCGACATCGTCGGCATCGCCAACTTCGTCACCTTCCTCGAAAACACGGGTGACTGGCGGCGCGAACTCCGCGAGGCCGAGTACGGTTCGTTGGCGGAGGACCGCGAGATGCTCGAATCGATCAGCCCCATCAACCACGTCGAGGACATCACCGCGCCTCTCTTCGTTCTCCACGGTGAGAACGACCCACGGGTGCCGGTGAGCGAGGCCCATCGCATCGTCGAGGGTGCCCGCGAGGCGGGCGTTCCCGTCCGCGAACTGATCTTCGAGGACGAGGGGCACGGTTTCACGAAACTCGAAAATCGGATCGAGGCCTACACCGCCGTCGTCGAATTCCTCGATACGCATCTGGGGAGCGCGACGCAAACCGGGTAA
- a CDS encoding MTH865 family protein, with protein sequence MSDDVAADLREQFRAAFENADFPVTDQMDLVPALPDGPGTRFEAGDASFSAMELAANLDGHQEFPYESVDELVDDVMAALEAEGLL encoded by the coding sequence ATGAGCGACGACGTTGCGGCCGACCTCCGCGAGCAGTTCAGGGCGGCATTCGAGAACGCCGACTTCCCCGTCACCGACCAGATGGACCTCGTTCCGGCGCTCCCGGACGGCCCGGGGACCCGGTTCGAAGCCGGCGACGCGTCCTTCTCGGCGATGGAACTCGCCGCGAACCTCGACGGCCACCAGGAGTTCCCCTACGAATCCGTCGACGAACTCGTCGACGACGTGATGGCGGCGCTGGAAGCGGAAGGACTGCTCTAA
- a CDS encoding alpha/beta fold hydrolase: MKLRRLGAAVAGLAGGVVAGDRLLRGAAGELEPALDATERTYRWRGMDVAYAELGDPDDPTLLCFHGINAAGSSGEFREVAAALAESRHVIVPDLPGFGRSDRPPLRYSAALYEDFVADFLAEYDSPAVVASSLSGAYVARAADDGRVDVDSLLTICPTTLAGPDPPKAWLRELLRSPVIGTALFDALVSGASIRYFNADHAYADPNSVSADWTNYQWRSTHQRNARFAVASFVAGYCNSDLDLGPALRALDAPVTVVWGRDATLPPLSEGRALADEADARLVVFDHAKLLPHVEHPAEFVETVREAIAPAE, from the coding sequence ATGAAGCTCAGACGACTCGGCGCCGCCGTCGCGGGCCTCGCCGGTGGCGTCGTCGCCGGTGACCGACTCCTCCGTGGCGCCGCGGGCGAACTCGAACCGGCCCTCGACGCGACCGAGCGGACGTACCGCTGGCGCGGCATGGACGTGGCCTACGCCGAACTGGGCGACCCCGACGATCCGACCCTGCTCTGCTTCCACGGCATCAACGCCGCCGGATCGAGCGGCGAGTTCCGCGAAGTCGCCGCCGCTCTCGCCGAGAGCCGCCACGTGATCGTCCCGGATCTGCCGGGCTTTGGCCGCTCGGATCGCCCGCCGCTTCGCTACTCCGCCGCCCTCTACGAGGACTTCGTCGCCGACTTCCTCGCCGAATACGACTCGCCCGCCGTCGTCGCCTCGTCGCTCTCGGGGGCGTACGTCGCTCGCGCGGCCGACGACGGCCGAGTCGACGTCGACTCCCTCCTGACCATCTGCCCGACGACCCTCGCCGGTCCCGACCCGCCGAAGGCGTGGCTCCGCGAACTCCTCCGATCACCAGTAATCGGTACTGCCCTGTTCGACGCCCTCGTCTCCGGGGCCTCCATCCGCTATTTCAACGCCGACCACGCCTACGCCGACCCGAATTCGGTCTCGGCGGACTGGACCAACTACCAGTGGCGGAGCACCCACCAGCGAAACGCCCGCTTCGCCGTCGCCTCCTTCGTCGCCGGCTACTGCAACTCCGATCTGGATCTCGGTCCCGCCCTCCGTGCCCTCGACGCGCCGGTCACGGTCGTCTGGGGGCGCGACGCGACGCTGCCACCGCTCTCCGAGGGACGGGCGCTAGCCGACGAGGCCGACGCCCGCCTCGTCGTCTTCGATCACGCCAAACTCCTGCCGCACGTCGAACATCCGGCGGAGTTCGTCGAGACGGTCCGCGAAGCTATCGCACCCGCAGAATGA
- a CDS encoding glycosyltransferase family 4 protein: protein MRVTFVSMTTAHHADDWHASRMRGVAERLAARGHDVTVCCAQWWDGDHPSFDFEGVTYRRVTTELAPRAFVLRLPFVLNTVRSDVIHVATQPRLAAPTAKAVARLRRTPVVGEWWAYPDDATPPWRRRWAARSPDRMLVPSRTVGTTVRECGAPADTVEVVPDSVDLAGIRGAPVDPRADIVYARSLDEGANVEEFLLALAELRQREWRAAVIGDGPVRPEAERTARDLRIADRIEFLGALDPTDQVPILKGAHVFAQTATWAPFATSLLRALACGCVGVVEYQAESAAHELVEEDARGSLVTSPRELADEIVAAAKLEHWTVNEAYASYDHDAVLDRYVDCYERVVDDYGLF from the coding sequence GTGCGCGTCACGTTCGTTTCGATGACGACGGCTCACCACGCCGACGACTGGCACGCAAGTCGGATGCGGGGGGTCGCCGAACGCCTAGCGGCCCGTGGCCACGACGTGACCGTCTGCTGTGCGCAGTGGTGGGACGGCGACCACCCCTCGTTCGACTTCGAGGGCGTCACCTACCGCCGGGTGACGACCGAACTCGCGCCCCGGGCGTTCGTCCTCAGACTCCCGTTCGTGCTCAATACCGTCCGTTCGGACGTGATCCACGTCGCCACCCAGCCACGCCTCGCGGCCCCCACCGCCAAGGCGGTCGCTCGCCTCCGGCGAACCCCCGTCGTCGGGGAGTGGTGGGCGTATCCCGACGACGCGACGCCGCCGTGGCGGCGCCGCTGGGCCGCCCGCTCGCCCGACCGTATGCTCGTCCCCTCCCGAACCGTCGGGACGACCGTCCGCGAGTGCGGCGCCCCCGCCGACACCGTCGAGGTGGTCCCCGACAGCGTCGACCTGGCGGGCATCCGGGGCGCGCCCGTCGACCCCCGCGCCGACATCGTCTACGCCCGCTCGCTCGACGAGGGCGCCAACGTCGAGGAGTTCCTCCTTGCGCTGGCGGAACTCCGACAACGCGAGTGGCGGGCGGCGGTCATCGGCGACGGGCCGGTCCGGCCGGAGGCCGAACGGACCGCCCGTGACCTCCGAATCGCCGACCGCATCGAGTTCCTCGGCGCCCTCGATCCGACCGACCAGGTGCCGATCCTCAAGGGGGCCCACGTGTTCGCCCAGACGGCGACGTGGGCGCCCTTCGCGACGAGCCTCCTCCGGGCGCTCGCGTGTGGCTGCGTCGGCGTCGTCGAGTACCAGGCCGAGTCGGCCGCCCACGAACTCGTCGAGGAAGACGCCCGCGGGTCGCTGGTGACCAGCCCCCGCGAACTCGCGGACGAAATCGTCGCAGCGGCGAAGCTGGAACACTGGACCGTCAACGAGGCCTACGCCTCGTACGACCACGACGCGGTCCTCGACCGCTACGTCGACTGCTACGAGCGCGTCGTCGACGACTACGGGCTCTTCTAG
- a CDS encoding thiolase domain-containing protein, translating to MTGVRVAGVGLTHFGRHPERTGRDLFGEAALTAREESGVPPEDIESINYGNFMGALAERQGHQAPLMAEMAGLQCPATRYEEACASAGVAVREAVRTVRSGEADVMLAGGCERMTNLSTADVTEGLATAADELYEIRAGMTFPGAYALMERAYFEGFGGSREDLAHIAVKNHDNALPNEYAQFHRAITVDEVLDAPMVSDPVGLLDACPVTDGASALVLVSDEYAEAEGLDAPVSITGSGQGGDNLALHDREHLAVTPATERAAAEAYDDAGCSADDVDVVEVHDCFTIAEVLAVEGLGFYENGDGVGAARRGETTATGELPVNLSGGLKAKGHPVGATGGSQIAEMTRLLRGDHPNSDYVEDATLGVTHNAGGTVASAVVHVLEVDR from the coding sequence TCGCCGGCGTCGGACTGACGCATTTCGGGCGACATCCGGAGCGGACCGGGCGCGATCTGTTCGGGGAGGCCGCCCTCACTGCTCGCGAGGAGTCGGGCGTACCACCCGAGGACATCGAGTCGATCAACTACGGGAACTTCATGGGGGCGCTGGCGGAGCGACAGGGTCACCAAGCGCCGCTCATGGCCGAGATGGCCGGATTGCAGTGCCCGGCGACGCGGTACGAGGAGGCGTGTGCCTCCGCCGGCGTCGCCGTCCGCGAGGCGGTCCGGACCGTCCGCTCCGGCGAGGCCGACGTGATGCTCGCCGGCGGCTGTGAGCGGATGACCAACCTCTCGACGGCGGACGTGACCGAGGGGTTGGCGACCGCCGCGGACGAACTCTACGAGATCCGGGCGGGGATGACCTTCCCCGGCGCTTACGCCCTGATGGAGCGGGCGTACTTCGAGGGGTTCGGCGGGTCGCGCGAGGACCTCGCGCACATCGCGGTGAAAAACCACGACAACGCCCTCCCCAACGAGTACGCGCAGTTCCACCGCGCCATCACCGTCGACGAAGTGCTCGACGCGCCGATGGTTTCCGATCCAGTTGGCCTGCTCGATGCCTGCCCCGTCACCGACGGCGCGAGCGCCCTCGTCCTCGTCAGCGACGAGTACGCCGAGGCCGAGGGCCTCGACGCCCCGGTGTCGATCACCGGCAGCGGGCAGGGCGGGGACAACCTCGCGCTCCACGACCGGGAACATCTCGCGGTGACGCCGGCGACGGAGCGCGCGGCCGCCGAGGCCTACGACGACGCCGGCTGTTCGGCCGACGACGTGGACGTAGTCGAGGTTCACGACTGTTTCACCATCGCGGAGGTGCTCGCCGTCGAGGGGCTGGGCTTCTACGAGAACGGCGACGGCGTCGGCGCCGCGCGGCGCGGCGAGACGACGGCGACGGGCGAACTGCCGGTGAACCTCTCGGGCGGACTGAAAGCCAAGGGTCACCCCGTCGGCGCGACGGGAGGGAGTCAGATCGCGGAGATGACGCGTCTCCTCCGGGGCGACCACCCGAACAGCGACTACGTCGAGGACGCGACCCTCGGTGTCACGCACAACGCGGGCGGGACCGTCGCGAGCGCGGTCGTTCACGTCCTGGAGGTGGATCGATGA